In Lepisosteus oculatus isolate fLepOcu1 chromosome 17, fLepOcu1.hap2, whole genome shotgun sequence, a genomic segment contains:
- the hcrtr2 gene encoding orexin receptor type 2 — translation MSGVTANSVCEDCSPLLHEFNSSVESTHDPSVDGDDELLRYIWREYLHPKQYEWVLIAGYIIVFFISLIGNTLVCIAVWKNHHMRTVTNYFIVNLSFADVLVTITCLPASLVVDITETWFFGQTLCKVLPYVQTTSVSVSVLTLSCIALDRWYAICHPLMFKSTAKRARKSIVIIWIVSCVIMIPQAIVMECSSMVPELTNRTSLFTVCDEHWGDEIYPKVYHICFFIVTYLAPLCLMVLAYIQIFHKLWCQQIPGTSSIVQRKWRSLQRSAQSSTPGESARIRTNAAAAEIKQIRARRKTARMLMVVLFVFALCYLPISVLNVMKRVFGAFDNTSDREAVYAWFTFSHWLIYANSAANPIIYNFLSGKFREEFKAAFSCCCGEIRSPKEEHQIRGRTSTDSRKSLTTQLSNFDNVSRISEQLVLTSMGTLRSNDGDKTTW, via the exons ATGTCTGGGGTCACCGCAAATTCGGTGTGTGAAGACTGTTCACCTCTCCTTCACGAGTTTAACAGCAGTGTCGAGTCGACCCACGATCCATCAGTTGACGGAGATGATGAACTGCTGAGGTACATCTGGAGGGAATATCTGCATCCTAAACAGTACGAGTGGGTTCTGATTGCGGGCTACATTATCGTGTTCTTTATTTCTCTAATCGGAAACACTCTCG TCTGCATTGCTGTGTGGAAAAACCACCACATGAGAACAGTGACAAACTATTTCATAGTGAACCTGTCCTTTGCTGATGTCCTGGTGACCATCACCTGTCTTCCTGCCAGCCTGGTGGTGGATATCACAGAGACCTGGTTCTTTGGACAAACTCTGTGCAAAGTACTGCCCTACGTACAG ACAACATCAGTTTCCGTATCTGTGCTCACTTTGAGCTGCATTGCCCTGGACAGATGGTATGCCATTTGTCATCCTCTGATGTTCAAAAGCACAGCCAAACGGGCCAGGAAGAGCATTGTCATTATATGGATAGTCTCCTGTGTAATAATGATTCCCCAAGCCATTGTGATGGAGTGCAGTAGCATGGTTCCAGAACTAACAAACAGAACCAGCCTATTCACAGTCTGTGACGAGCACTGGGGAG ATGAAATCTACCCCAAAGTTTATCACATTTGCTTTTTCATCGTCACCTACCTGGCTCCACTGTGTCTGATGGTGCTGGCCTACATTCAGATATTTCACAAGCTGTGGTGCCAACAG ATTCCAGGGACATCTTCCATAGTTCAGAGGAAGTGGAGGTCTTTGCAGCGCTCAGCCCAGTCCTCCACTCCTGGGGAGTCTGCCCGGATTCGAACGAATGCAGCTGCAGCAGAAATCAAACAGATCCGAGCTCGGCGAAAGACTGCACGCATGTTAATGGTGGTCCTGTTTGTTTTCGCATTGTGCTATCTGCCAATCAGCGTGCTCAACGTTATGAAAAG AGTGTTTGGAGCCTTTGACAACACGAGTGACAGAGAGGCTGTTTACGCCTGGTTTACATTCTCACACTGGTTAATATATGCGAATAGTGCTGCAAATCCCATCATTTATAATTTTCTTAGTG GGAAGTTCAGAGAAGAATTCAAAGCGGCGTTTTCTTGCTGCTGTGGTGAGATAAGAAGCCCTAAGGAAGAGCACCAGATCAGAGGCAGAACAAGTACTGACAGCCGCAAATCCCTGACCACGCAGCTCAGTAATTTCGATAATGTCTCAAGGATTTCAGAACAATTAGTCCTGACCAGTATGGGGACACTGAGGTCCAACGACGGGGATAAAACTACCTGGTAG
- the gfral gene encoding GDNF family receptor alpha-like isoform X1, with product MNVRLILGVLVYLMICTIPSKTADCIMAKEKCASDSSACRSAWDLLINVCNATGESCRINLSHRCNMTVQYMMNSYPELKGCLSMEDVSCSILRLIAPQCTDRSDGLGQKQRTQCEGTGKWRGTRGHAIAPLSCVSALEHCQESQHCSSLYENMKDLCRTDKGQCNTVSFWHFCLSAWKELVSATPLANCTCSSQRRRNCVKIWNTLYNNSCIKHDEKYQDHSNARHENTSEGQVVNMFKPEKDPKRLWESSALAKHAYGRKGSCLDVTRLCLQDEICNRQMVPHIQACSGNPNHCNATHCQRAVQLFYDQMPYSVAVMLAFCDCSPTDDQCLQVKDVLHSRFCSEQQGTSPTCLEVLDRCLEETSCRHRYEVFHSKCWGGGRAVCRGHAGDGCESHMHEEMMRTDDNECRAAFIGTMGTFLQHPCTCNGLQNTEQLKCKQLNNVLHNRSHFVFHLTRESFPLYGGSLDNVSSKTGLSSLFSGTVAFVFVYIIVILLVIGVTMWVLHKKRICRPPERPRYLPSTNANDCLVIY from the exons ATGAATGTCAGGCTGATTCTGG GCGTGCTGGTGTATCTGATGATCTGCACCATCCCATCCAAGACTGCAGACTGTATAATGGCCAAGGAGAAGTGTGCCTCAGACTCAAGTGCTTGCAGAAGTGCCTGGGATTTACTAATAAATGTCTGCAATGCAACAG GCGAAAGCTGCAGAATTAACCTGTCCCACCGATGTAATATGACGGTTCAGTACATGATGAACAGTTACCCGGAACTCAAAGGTTGTTTGTCCATGGAAGATGTTTCCTGCAGTATTCTCAGGTTAATTGCTCCCCAGTGCACTGACAGATCGG ATGGCCTGGGACAAAAGCAGCGCACACAGTGTGAGGGGACAGGAAAGTGGAGAGGTACAAGAGGCCATGCTATTGCCCCACTGAGCTGTGTCTCTGCCCTGGAGCACTGTCAGGAGTCCCAGCACTGCTCCAGCCTGTACGAGAACATGAAGGATTTGTGCCGCACAGACAAAGGCCAGTGCAACACAGTGAGCTTCTGGCACTTTTGCCTTTCTGCTTGGAAAGAGCTTGTGAGCGCTACACCACTGGCTAACTGCACCTGCTCCAGCCAGAGAAGGAGAAACTGTGTAAAAATTTGGAACACCTTGTACAATAACTCCTGCATCAAACATGATGAGAAATATCAggatcattcaaatgcaaggcaTGAAAACACATCTGAGGGGCAGGTTGTCAATATGT TTAAACCTGAAAAGGATCCCAAGCGTTTATGGGAATCAAGTGCTCTTGCAAAACATG CGTACGGAAGGAAGGGATCGTGCTTGGATGTCACGAGGCTCTGTCTACAAGACGAAATATGTAACAGACAGATGGTACCCCACATACAAGCATGTTCTGGAAACCCAAATCACTGCAATGCCACTCACTGCCAAAGAGCTGTGCAGCTGTTTTATGACCAAATGCCTTACAGCGTCGCTGTGATGCTGGCTTTCTGCGACTGCAGCCCTACAGATGATCAGTGTCTGCAAGTTAAAGACGTCCTGCACAGTCGTTTCTGCTCAGAACAGCAGGGTACTTCGCCGACGTGCCTGGAAGTGCTGGACAGATGCCTTGAGGAAACATCATGCAG GCACAGATATGAAGTATTCCATTCTAAGTGCTGGGGAGGTGGAAGGGCAGTTTGCAGAGGCCATGCTGGGGATGGCTGTGAAAGTCACATGCATGAGGAAATGATGCGCACTGATGACAATGAATGCAGAGCCGCCTTCATTGGCACAATGGGAACATTCCTCCAGCACCCTTGCACCTGCAATGGACTGCAAAACACAGAGCAATTAAAGTGCAAACAGCTTAATAATGTGCTACACAATAGGTCGCACTTTG TGTTCCATCTAACAAGAGAGAGTTTTCCACTGTATGGGGGTTCTCTTGACAATGTGTCCAGCAAAACAGGATTAAGCTCTTTATTCAGTG GAAcagttgcttttgtttttgtatacaTCATAGTGATATTACTTGTGATTGGAGTTACCATGTGGGTTTTGCACAAAAAAAG AATCTGCAGGCCACCTGAGAGACCCAGATATCTTCCATCTACCAATGCTAATGATTGTCTTGTGATTTACTGA
- the gfral gene encoding GDNF family receptor alpha-like isoform X3 has protein sequence MNVRLILGVLVYLMICTIPSKTADCIMAKEKCASDSSACRSAWDLLINVCNATGESCRINLSHRCNMTVQYMMNSYPELKGCLSMEDVSCSILRLIAPQCTDRSDGLGQKQRTQCEGTGKWRGTRGHAIAPLSCVSALEHCQESQHCSSLYENMKDLCRTDKGQCNTVSFWHFCLSAWKELVSATPLANCTCSSQRRRNCVKIWNTLYNNSCIKHDEKYQDHSNARHENTSEGQVVNMFKPEKDPKRLWESSALAKHAYGRKGSCLDVTRLCLQDEICNRQMVPHIQACSGNPNHCNATHCQRAVQLFYDQMPYSVAVMLAFCDCSPTDDQCLQVKDVLHSRFCSEQQGTSPTCLEVLDRCLEETSCRHRYEVFHSKCWGGGRAVCRGHAGDGCESHMHEEMMRTDDNECRAAFIGTMGTFLQHPCTCNGLQNTEQLKCKQLNNVLHNRSHFVFHLTRESFPLYGGSLDNVSSKTGLSSLFSGITVTTERPPSMQIIFTQMAKSFCSYAGSSIQQFHVP, from the exons ATGAATGTCAGGCTGATTCTGG GCGTGCTGGTGTATCTGATGATCTGCACCATCCCATCCAAGACTGCAGACTGTATAATGGCCAAGGAGAAGTGTGCCTCAGACTCAAGTGCTTGCAGAAGTGCCTGGGATTTACTAATAAATGTCTGCAATGCAACAG GCGAAAGCTGCAGAATTAACCTGTCCCACCGATGTAATATGACGGTTCAGTACATGATGAACAGTTACCCGGAACTCAAAGGTTGTTTGTCCATGGAAGATGTTTCCTGCAGTATTCTCAGGTTAATTGCTCCCCAGTGCACTGACAGATCGG ATGGCCTGGGACAAAAGCAGCGCACACAGTGTGAGGGGACAGGAAAGTGGAGAGGTACAAGAGGCCATGCTATTGCCCCACTGAGCTGTGTCTCTGCCCTGGAGCACTGTCAGGAGTCCCAGCACTGCTCCAGCCTGTACGAGAACATGAAGGATTTGTGCCGCACAGACAAAGGCCAGTGCAACACAGTGAGCTTCTGGCACTTTTGCCTTTCTGCTTGGAAAGAGCTTGTGAGCGCTACACCACTGGCTAACTGCACCTGCTCCAGCCAGAGAAGGAGAAACTGTGTAAAAATTTGGAACACCTTGTACAATAACTCCTGCATCAAACATGATGAGAAATATCAggatcattcaaatgcaaggcaTGAAAACACATCTGAGGGGCAGGTTGTCAATATGT TTAAACCTGAAAAGGATCCCAAGCGTTTATGGGAATCAAGTGCTCTTGCAAAACATG CGTACGGAAGGAAGGGATCGTGCTTGGATGTCACGAGGCTCTGTCTACAAGACGAAATATGTAACAGACAGATGGTACCCCACATACAAGCATGTTCTGGAAACCCAAATCACTGCAATGCCACTCACTGCCAAAGAGCTGTGCAGCTGTTTTATGACCAAATGCCTTACAGCGTCGCTGTGATGCTGGCTTTCTGCGACTGCAGCCCTACAGATGATCAGTGTCTGCAAGTTAAAGACGTCCTGCACAGTCGTTTCTGCTCAGAACAGCAGGGTACTTCGCCGACGTGCCTGGAAGTGCTGGACAGATGCCTTGAGGAAACATCATGCAG GCACAGATATGAAGTATTCCATTCTAAGTGCTGGGGAGGTGGAAGGGCAGTTTGCAGAGGCCATGCTGGGGATGGCTGTGAAAGTCACATGCATGAGGAAATGATGCGCACTGATGACAATGAATGCAGAGCCGCCTTCATTGGCACAATGGGAACATTCCTCCAGCACCCTTGCACCTGCAATGGACTGCAAAACACAGAGCAATTAAAGTGCAAACAGCTTAATAATGTGCTACACAATAGGTCGCACTTTG TGTTCCATCTAACAAGAGAGAGTTTTCCACTGTATGGGGGTTCTCTTGACAATGTGTCCAGCAAAACAGGATTAAGCTCTTTATTCAGTG GCATCACTGTTACCACTGAACGGCCTCCAAGCATGCAGATCATTTTCACACAGATGGCAAAATCATTCTGCTCCTATGCAGGCAGTTCCATCCAGCAATTTCATGTACCGTAG
- the gfral gene encoding GDNF family receptor alpha-like isoform X4: MNVRLILGVLVYLMICTIPSKTADCIMAKEKCASDSSACRSAWDLLINVCNATGESCRINLSHRCNMTVQYMMNSYPELKGCLSMEDVSCSILRLIAPQCTDRSDGLGQKQRTQCEGTGKWRGTRGHAIAPLSCVSALEHCQESQHCSSLYENMKDLCRTDKGQCNTVSFWHFCLSAWKELVSATPLANCTCSSQRRRNCVKIWNTLYNNSCIKHDEKYQDHSNARHENTSEGQVVNMFKPEKDPKRLWESSALAKHAYGRKGSCLDVTRLCLQDEICNRQMVPHIQACSGNPNHCNATHCQRAVQLFYDQMPYSVAVMLAFCDCSPTDDQCLQVKDVLHSRFCSEQQGTSPTCLEVLDRCLEETSCRHRYEVFHSKCWGGGRAVCRGHAGDGCESHMHEEMMRTDDNECRAAFIGTMGTFLQHPCTCNGLQNTEQLKCKQLNNVLHNRSHFVFHLTRESFPLYGGSLDNVSSKTGLSSLFSGTF; encoded by the exons ATGAATGTCAGGCTGATTCTGG GCGTGCTGGTGTATCTGATGATCTGCACCATCCCATCCAAGACTGCAGACTGTATAATGGCCAAGGAGAAGTGTGCCTCAGACTCAAGTGCTTGCAGAAGTGCCTGGGATTTACTAATAAATGTCTGCAATGCAACAG GCGAAAGCTGCAGAATTAACCTGTCCCACCGATGTAATATGACGGTTCAGTACATGATGAACAGTTACCCGGAACTCAAAGGTTGTTTGTCCATGGAAGATGTTTCCTGCAGTATTCTCAGGTTAATTGCTCCCCAGTGCACTGACAGATCGG ATGGCCTGGGACAAAAGCAGCGCACACAGTGTGAGGGGACAGGAAAGTGGAGAGGTACAAGAGGCCATGCTATTGCCCCACTGAGCTGTGTCTCTGCCCTGGAGCACTGTCAGGAGTCCCAGCACTGCTCCAGCCTGTACGAGAACATGAAGGATTTGTGCCGCACAGACAAAGGCCAGTGCAACACAGTGAGCTTCTGGCACTTTTGCCTTTCTGCTTGGAAAGAGCTTGTGAGCGCTACACCACTGGCTAACTGCACCTGCTCCAGCCAGAGAAGGAGAAACTGTGTAAAAATTTGGAACACCTTGTACAATAACTCCTGCATCAAACATGATGAGAAATATCAggatcattcaaatgcaaggcaTGAAAACACATCTGAGGGGCAGGTTGTCAATATGT TTAAACCTGAAAAGGATCCCAAGCGTTTATGGGAATCAAGTGCTCTTGCAAAACATG CGTACGGAAGGAAGGGATCGTGCTTGGATGTCACGAGGCTCTGTCTACAAGACGAAATATGTAACAGACAGATGGTACCCCACATACAAGCATGTTCTGGAAACCCAAATCACTGCAATGCCACTCACTGCCAAAGAGCTGTGCAGCTGTTTTATGACCAAATGCCTTACAGCGTCGCTGTGATGCTGGCTTTCTGCGACTGCAGCCCTACAGATGATCAGTGTCTGCAAGTTAAAGACGTCCTGCACAGTCGTTTCTGCTCAGAACAGCAGGGTACTTCGCCGACGTGCCTGGAAGTGCTGGACAGATGCCTTGAGGAAACATCATGCAG GCACAGATATGAAGTATTCCATTCTAAGTGCTGGGGAGGTGGAAGGGCAGTTTGCAGAGGCCATGCTGGGGATGGCTGTGAAAGTCACATGCATGAGGAAATGATGCGCACTGATGACAATGAATGCAGAGCCGCCTTCATTGGCACAATGGGAACATTCCTCCAGCACCCTTGCACCTGCAATGGACTGCAAAACACAGAGCAATTAAAGTGCAAACAGCTTAATAATGTGCTACACAATAGGTCGCACTTTG TGTTCCATCTAACAAGAGAGAGTTTTCCACTGTATGGGGGTTCTCTTGACAATGTGTCCAGCAAAACAGGATTAAGCTCTTTATTCAGTG GGACTTTCTGA
- the gfral gene encoding GDNF family receptor alpha-like isoform X2, with the protein MICTIPSKTADCIMAKEKCASDSSACRSAWDLLINVCNATGESCRINLSHRCNMTVQYMMNSYPELKGCLSMEDVSCSILRLIAPQCTDRSDGLGQKQRTQCEGTGKWRGTRGHAIAPLSCVSALEHCQESQHCSSLYENMKDLCRTDKGQCNTVSFWHFCLSAWKELVSATPLANCTCSSQRRRNCVKIWNTLYNNSCIKHDEKYQDHSNARHENTSEGQVVNMFKPEKDPKRLWESSALAKHAYGRKGSCLDVTRLCLQDEICNRQMVPHIQACSGNPNHCNATHCQRAVQLFYDQMPYSVAVMLAFCDCSPTDDQCLQVKDVLHSRFCSEQQGTSPTCLEVLDRCLEETSCRHRYEVFHSKCWGGGRAVCRGHAGDGCESHMHEEMMRTDDNECRAAFIGTMGTFLQHPCTCNGLQNTEQLKCKQLNNVLHNRSHFVFHLTRESFPLYGGSLDNVSSKTGLSSLFSGTVAFVFVYIIVILLVIGVTMWVLHKKRICRPPERPRYLPSTNANDCLVIY; encoded by the exons ATGATCTGCACCATCCCATCCAAGACTGCAGACTGTATAATGGCCAAGGAGAAGTGTGCCTCAGACTCAAGTGCTTGCAGAAGTGCCTGGGATTTACTAATAAATGTCTGCAATGCAACAG GCGAAAGCTGCAGAATTAACCTGTCCCACCGATGTAATATGACGGTTCAGTACATGATGAACAGTTACCCGGAACTCAAAGGTTGTTTGTCCATGGAAGATGTTTCCTGCAGTATTCTCAGGTTAATTGCTCCCCAGTGCACTGACAGATCGG ATGGCCTGGGACAAAAGCAGCGCACACAGTGTGAGGGGACAGGAAAGTGGAGAGGTACAAGAGGCCATGCTATTGCCCCACTGAGCTGTGTCTCTGCCCTGGAGCACTGTCAGGAGTCCCAGCACTGCTCCAGCCTGTACGAGAACATGAAGGATTTGTGCCGCACAGACAAAGGCCAGTGCAACACAGTGAGCTTCTGGCACTTTTGCCTTTCTGCTTGGAAAGAGCTTGTGAGCGCTACACCACTGGCTAACTGCACCTGCTCCAGCCAGAGAAGGAGAAACTGTGTAAAAATTTGGAACACCTTGTACAATAACTCCTGCATCAAACATGATGAGAAATATCAggatcattcaaatgcaaggcaTGAAAACACATCTGAGGGGCAGGTTGTCAATATGT TTAAACCTGAAAAGGATCCCAAGCGTTTATGGGAATCAAGTGCTCTTGCAAAACATG CGTACGGAAGGAAGGGATCGTGCTTGGATGTCACGAGGCTCTGTCTACAAGACGAAATATGTAACAGACAGATGGTACCCCACATACAAGCATGTTCTGGAAACCCAAATCACTGCAATGCCACTCACTGCCAAAGAGCTGTGCAGCTGTTTTATGACCAAATGCCTTACAGCGTCGCTGTGATGCTGGCTTTCTGCGACTGCAGCCCTACAGATGATCAGTGTCTGCAAGTTAAAGACGTCCTGCACAGTCGTTTCTGCTCAGAACAGCAGGGTACTTCGCCGACGTGCCTGGAAGTGCTGGACAGATGCCTTGAGGAAACATCATGCAG GCACAGATATGAAGTATTCCATTCTAAGTGCTGGGGAGGTGGAAGGGCAGTTTGCAGAGGCCATGCTGGGGATGGCTGTGAAAGTCACATGCATGAGGAAATGATGCGCACTGATGACAATGAATGCAGAGCCGCCTTCATTGGCACAATGGGAACATTCCTCCAGCACCCTTGCACCTGCAATGGACTGCAAAACACAGAGCAATTAAAGTGCAAACAGCTTAATAATGTGCTACACAATAGGTCGCACTTTG TGTTCCATCTAACAAGAGAGAGTTTTCCACTGTATGGGGGTTCTCTTGACAATGTGTCCAGCAAAACAGGATTAAGCTCTTTATTCAGTG GAAcagttgcttttgtttttgtatacaTCATAGTGATATTACTTGTGATTGGAGTTACCATGTGGGTTTTGCACAAAAAAAG AATCTGCAGGCCACCTGAGAGACCCAGATATCTTCCATCTACCAATGCTAATGATTGTCTTGTGATTTACTGA